ACTGTTGTCGTACCAATTTTCAAATTTTATCTAGTGTATCCAAAATATTACTTGAACGTATTGGCGGCAATGCTTGGAGTGAAAAAAAGCAACGAGGTATACTGGCGGGATTAGGCGTATTCACGCTCTGTTGTCATTACTCTGCTAAAAGGGGTGATGACTCTGTAACGATTTGGACGACTTATCATGATTATCGTAACTGGCGGCGCTGGCTTTATCGGCAGCAACTTGGTGAAAGCACTCAACGCTCAAGGGCGTACCGACATCCTAGTAGTGGACGATCTCGAAGATGGCACTAAGTTTGTGAACTTAGCGGATCTTGATATCGCTGATTACCTTGATAAAGACGATTTCTTGGCAATGGTAAAAGCGGATCATGACTTTGGTCCAATCGATGCGGTATTCCACCAAGGTGCGTGTTCTGCCACCACCGAATGGAACGGTAAGTACATGATGGAAGTTAACTATCAGTACTCCAAAACCTTGCTACATTATTGCTTAGACCGCGCTATTCCGTTTATGTACGCGTCGTCAGCGTCGGTATACGGCATGGGCCCAGTGTTTAAGGAAGACCGGGCAAATGAGAAGCCGCTGAACGTATATGGCTACTCTAAATTCCAGTTTGATCAATACGTGCGTCGCATTCTACCAACGGCGAAAAGCCAGGTAGTGGGCTTTCGCTACTTCAACGTATACGGCCCACGGGAGCAGCATAAAGGCTCGATGGCCAGCGTTGCATACCACCTCAATACCCAACTGCATAAAGGCGAAAATCCGAAGTTATTTGGTGCCTATGAAGGCTATGAGCCTGGCGGCCAAACCCGTGACTTTATTTACGTTGGTGACGTGTGCGCAGTAAACCTATGGGCATGGCAGGATAAAGCCGCTTCTGGGGTATACAACTTAGGTACTGGTGCAGCTGAACCTTTCCGCCACGTGGCCGAAGCAGTAATCGATTTCCACGGTAAAGGTGAGATCGAATACATTGAGTTCCCTGAGCACCTTAAAGGT
The genomic region above belongs to Ferrimonas lipolytica and contains:
- the rfaD gene encoding ADP-glyceromanno-heptose 6-epimerase, producing MIIVTGGAGFIGSNLVKALNAQGRTDILVVDDLEDGTKFVNLADLDIADYLDKDDFLAMVKADHDFGPIDAVFHQGACSATTEWNGKYMMEVNYQYSKTLLHYCLDRAIPFMYASSASVYGMGPVFKEDRANEKPLNVYGYSKFQFDQYVRRILPTAKSQVVGFRYFNVYGPREQHKGSMASVAYHLNTQLHKGENPKLFGAYEGYEPGGQTRDFIYVGDVCAVNLWAWQDKAASGVYNLGTGAAEPFRHVAEAVIDFHGKGEIEYIEFPEHLKGRYQSFTEASMDNLRAAGYDQPFKTVAEGVSEYMQWLNRADA